A DNA window from Rossellomorea marisflavi contains the following coding sequences:
- a CDS encoding TraB/GumN family protein, translating to MSIESEQNITRIHIEDKEFILIGTAHVSRQSAEQVKQVIERERPDTVCIELDEPRYQSIVEGDKWKQTDIFQVIKERKATLLLMNLAIGSFQKRMAKQFGIKPGQEMIQGIESARETGAELILADRNIQVTFSRIWNNLGFTGKAKLLTQIIFSIFSDESITEEELERIKSKDMLDSMLNEFTQVFPQLKTPLIDERDQYLAQKIRTAPGEKVVAVLGAAHVPGITKEIHKEHDLKRLSERPPKSKAPKIIGWMIPLAIIALIVYTFINNPSAGFDQSISWILWNGGFSALGVLIGMGHPLAILTAFIAAPITSLHPLLAAGWFAGFVQAYFKRPSVKDFDTLSEDVLSVKGFWNNKVTRVLLIVVLANLGSTLGTIIGGADVVRLFIKNFT from the coding sequence ATGTCAATTGAATCAGAACAGAACATTACCAGGATACATATTGAAGACAAAGAATTCATCCTCATCGGCACGGCCCATGTTTCCAGACAAAGCGCCGAGCAGGTGAAGCAGGTTATTGAGCGGGAAAGGCCGGATACAGTGTGCATTGAGCTGGATGAACCGCGTTATCAATCCATTGTCGAAGGAGATAAATGGAAGCAGACGGATATCTTCCAGGTGATCAAAGAGAGAAAAGCAACCCTGCTCCTTATGAATCTTGCCATTGGATCATTCCAAAAACGGATGGCCAAGCAGTTCGGAATCAAACCAGGACAGGAAATGATTCAGGGAATCGAGTCTGCCAGAGAGACGGGAGCAGAGCTGATACTTGCCGATCGAAACATTCAGGTCACGTTTTCTCGGATCTGGAATAATCTCGGATTCACCGGTAAAGCAAAACTGCTCACCCAGATCATTTTCAGCATCTTCAGCGATGAAAGCATCACAGAAGAAGAACTGGAGAGGATCAAATCGAAGGATATGCTTGACTCCATGCTCAATGAATTCACTCAGGTGTTTCCGCAGTTAAAGACACCCCTTATCGATGAACGCGATCAGTACCTGGCCCAAAAGATCAGAACAGCGCCTGGAGAAAAGGTGGTTGCAGTCCTGGGAGCTGCTCACGTTCCTGGGATCACCAAGGAAATCCATAAAGAGCACGACTTGAAAAGATTATCTGAGCGCCCTCCAAAATCTAAGGCACCGAAGATCATCGGTTGGATGATCCCGCTTGCCATCATCGCATTGATTGTTTATACCTTTATCAATAACCCTTCGGCCGGCTTCGACCAATCCATCAGTTGGATCTTGTGGAATGGCGGATTTTCAGCACTTGGGGTATTAATAGGGATGGGGCATCCGCTAGCCATTTTGACAGCTTTTATTGCCGCACCCATCACCTCTTTGCATCCGCTCCTCGCAGCAGGGTGGTTCGCAGGTTTTGTGCAGGCATATTTTAAGCGTCCAAGTGTAAAAGATTTTGATACGTTATCGGAGGATGTCCTGAGCGTGAAAGGGTTTTGGAACAACAAGGTGACCAGGGTCCTGCTGATTGTTGTATTGGCGAACCTTGGAAGTACCTTGGGGACGATCATCGGAGGAGCCGATGTGGTAAGGTTATTCATTAAGAATTTCACTTGA
- a CDS encoding hemolysin family protein: MDSLLLIKLAAIIVLIALTAFFVATEFAIVKVRTSKIDQLIAEGKKGAVSAKKVVTHLDEYLSACQLGITVTALGLGWLGEPTVETLLHPLFEYFHLNASLTHILSFGIAFALVTFLHVVVGELAPKTMAIQKAETITMLFASPIIWFYRIMFPFIWFLNGSARFFVGLFGLKPASEHELAHSEEELRILLSESYESGEINQSELKYVNNIFEFDERLAKEIMVPRTEIISISKDATMDEVMDVITTEHYTRYPVVDGDKDNVLGFVNVKELLTASIQSADGIDSLEPYVNPLIRVIETIPIHDLLVKMQKERVHIAILLDEYGGTSGMVTVEDIIEEIVGEIRDEFDDDEVPEIRKVKENHYILDAKLLIQDVNNLLGTDLSDEEVDTIGGWFLSENIDSNASKEIVTEEGFTFRIHDNDGHQIHYLEVEKTV, translated from the coding sequence ATTGATTCATTATTATTAATTAAGTTAGCAGCAATTATCGTACTCATCGCCTTGACGGCCTTTTTCGTTGCAACGGAATTTGCAATTGTCAAGGTGCGTACTTCCAAGATCGACCAGCTGATCGCTGAAGGAAAGAAAGGTGCAGTCTCGGCTAAGAAGGTCGTTACACATCTTGATGAGTACCTGTCAGCATGTCAGCTTGGTATCACGGTGACGGCACTCGGCCTCGGTTGGCTTGGGGAACCTACGGTGGAAACCCTGTTACATCCGTTATTCGAGTACTTTCACTTGAACGCATCCCTTACTCACATCCTATCGTTCGGAATTGCGTTTGCACTTGTGACGTTCCTTCATGTAGTGGTTGGGGAACTCGCTCCAAAGACGATGGCGATTCAAAAAGCGGAAACCATTACAATGCTTTTCGCATCTCCGATTATCTGGTTTTACCGCATTATGTTCCCGTTCATTTGGTTCCTGAACGGATCAGCGCGATTCTTCGTCGGCCTTTTCGGCCTGAAGCCTGCGTCGGAGCATGAGCTGGCCCACTCGGAGGAAGAGCTTCGCATTCTTCTTTCTGAAAGCTATGAGAGCGGCGAGATCAACCAGTCCGAGCTAAAGTATGTGAATAACATCTTTGAATTTGATGAAAGACTTGCGAAGGAAATCATGGTCCCCCGTACAGAGATCATCTCCATTTCAAAGGATGCGACCATGGATGAAGTGATGGATGTCATTACGACCGAACACTATACCCGCTATCCTGTAGTCGACGGGGATAAGGATAATGTCCTCGGTTTTGTGAACGTAAAGGAGCTTCTGACCGCGTCCATCCAATCGGCTGACGGAATTGACAGCCTCGAGCCCTATGTGAATCCATTGATTCGCGTCATCGAAACCATACCGATCCATGATCTTCTCGTGAAGATGCAGAAAGAACGCGTCCACATCGCCATCCTCCTTGATGAGTACGGCGGGACGTCCGGTATGGTAACTGTTGAAGACATCATTGAAGAAATCGTAGGAGAAATCAGGGACGAATTTGATGACGATGAAGTACCGGAAATCAGGAAAGTAAAAGAAAATCACTACATCCTGGATGCCAAACTTCTAATTCAGGACGTGAATAACCTCCTTGGTACCGACCTCAGTGATGAGGAAGTGGACACCATCGGTGGATGGTTCCTTTCTGAAAACATCGATTCCAATGCAAGCAAGGAAATCGTCACTGAAGAAGGCTTCACCTTCAGGATCCATGATAATGACGGGCATCAGATACATTACCTTGAGGTTGAAAAAACAGTATAA
- a CDS encoding MerR family transcriptional regulator, translating into MAELANVTKRTIDHYTNIGILKVERSPSNYRYYDISCVNIIREVNDMKSSGMSLDMIRKKMIEKDTEEIDVRALRWKLKDLNTEVTEILNHKELPQAKKDLSKESHTLIQSLLLLLN; encoded by the coding sequence TTGGCCGAGTTGGCGAATGTAACAAAACGTACGATCGATCATTATACAAATATCGGGATCCTAAAAGTCGAACGTTCTCCTTCTAATTATCGCTATTATGATATTTCTTGTGTAAACATCATAAGAGAAGTCAATGATATGAAATCAAGCGGCATGTCTTTGGACATGATAAGGAAGAAAATGATTGAAAAAGATACCGAAGAAATCGACGTGCGGGCACTCAGATGGAAACTGAAAGACCTGAACACAGAAGTGACGGAGATTCTGAATCATAAAGAACTTCCGCAGGCAAAAAAAGATCTTTCAAAGGAAAGTCATACGCTGATCCAATCCCTCCTTCTGTTGTTAAACTAA
- a CDS encoding M55 family metallopeptidase: MKIYISVDMEGISGLVDHTHVDSRMHNYERGRKIMTDEANGVITAAFEAGCHDIVVNDSHSQMNNLMIEMLHPDTTLITGGAKPFSMVQGLDESFSGAFFIGYHARASKKGVLSHSMTFGVRNMFINDMAIGEMGFNALVAGYYGVPVLLVSGDDQAAIEANELIPNVTTAIVKEAVTRSVAKSLTPKKASDLLARQTASALSNRLKVEPLVPPENPVLRIEFANYGQAEWASTMPGTMLEPDSTTVRFDARDILEAYRAMIVMTELAMKTTFC; the protein is encoded by the coding sequence ATGAAGATTTATATTTCCGTTGATATGGAGGGGATTTCGGGACTAGTGGATCACACCCATGTCGATTCTAGGATGCACAATTATGAACGCGGAAGAAAGATCATGACGGATGAAGCCAACGGCGTCATCACTGCTGCTTTTGAAGCAGGATGTCATGACATCGTCGTCAATGACAGCCATTCACAAATGAATAATCTGATGATTGAAATGCTGCATCCCGACACAACCCTGATCACCGGCGGAGCAAAGCCGTTTTCCATGGTACAGGGGTTGGACGAGTCATTCTCGGGTGCTTTTTTTATTGGCTATCATGCACGTGCATCGAAAAAGGGCGTCCTGTCCCACTCCATGACTTTCGGAGTGAGGAATATGTTCATCAATGATATGGCCATAGGGGAAATGGGATTCAACGCTCTGGTGGCGGGATATTATGGCGTCCCGGTCCTCCTGGTATCAGGTGATGACCAGGCTGCGATTGAAGCAAACGAGCTCATTCCGAATGTGACGACGGCGATCGTGAAAGAAGCGGTTACCAGGTCGGTCGCCAAAAGCCTTACACCGAAAAAGGCGTCGGACCTTCTTGCCCGTCAAACTGCGTCGGCCCTTTCCAACCGTTTAAAGGTAGAGCCCCTGGTTCCCCCGGAAAATCCGGTCCTTCGCATCGAATTCGCTAATTACGGACAGGCAGAATGGGCCAGCACTATGCCGGGGACGATGTTGGAGCCGGATTCGACGACGGTCCGTTTCGATGCGAGGGATATCCTTGAAGCATACAGGGCGATGATCGTCATGACCGAACTCGCAATGAAAACTACATTCTGTTAG
- a CDS encoding ABC transporter permease translates to MSTYLLKRLVSMVITLWLIITLTFFLMHAIPGSPFNEERNTSEAVQKNLEAHYHLDEPLMVQYGLYLKSLMTLDFGPSITKPSQTVNDLLSRGFPISFELGMITLIIAVISGIILGIVAALRHNGFIDYVAMTFAVLGISIPNFVMATMLIQQIAVNWELLPVATWQSWRHMILPTLALATGPMAIIARLTRSSMLEVLTQDYIRTARAKGLSPWKIVFKHALRNALLPVVTILGTLAAGILTGTFVIEQIFAIPGMGKYFVESINQRDYPVIMGTTVFYSAFLIVMLFLVDVAYGLLDPRIKLHKKEAR, encoded by the coding sequence ATGAGTACATATTTATTGAAGCGATTGGTTTCCATGGTGATCACCCTGTGGCTGATCATCACCTTGACGTTTTTCCTCATGCACGCCATACCTGGATCACCATTTAACGAAGAACGCAATACGAGCGAGGCCGTCCAAAAAAATCTTGAAGCTCATTATCACCTCGACGAGCCGCTGATGGTCCAGTACGGTCTGTATCTGAAATCGCTCATGACGCTGGATTTTGGTCCATCCATCACCAAGCCGTCCCAGACGGTCAATGATTTACTGAGCAGGGGCTTCCCGATCTCGTTCGAACTTGGGATGATCACGTTGATCATTGCCGTCATTTCCGGGATCATCCTCGGAATTGTCGCAGCTCTCCGACATAACGGATTCATTGATTATGTCGCCATGACATTCGCTGTACTCGGGATTTCGATCCCAAATTTCGTGATGGCCACCATGCTGATCCAGCAAATCGCTGTAAACTGGGAGCTCCTTCCGGTGGCTACCTGGCAGAGCTGGAGGCATATGATTCTGCCTACCTTGGCGCTCGCCACCGGACCAATGGCCATCATAGCGAGACTGACTCGATCGAGCATGCTTGAAGTCCTTACGCAGGATTATATCCGGACAGCACGTGCCAAAGGACTCTCACCATGGAAAATCGTGTTCAAGCATGCCCTCCGGAATGCCCTCCTGCCCGTTGTGACCATCCTTGGAACGCTGGCAGCCGGGATTTTGACGGGTACGTTCGTCATCGAACAGATTTTTGCCATACCTGGCATGGGGAAATATTTCGTCGAGAGCATCAATCAGCGTGATTACCCGGTCATCATGGGGACGACCGTCTTCTACAGCGCCTTCCTGATTGTCATGCTGTTCTTGGTGGATGTGGCATATGGACTGCTCGATCCGCGGATCAAACTACATAAGAAGGAGGCCAGATGA
- a CDS encoding ABC transporter permease, with product MAIPKREEEVTAVPDEWFAPLDKNKNEREAVVRPSLSYWKDAWKRLVKNKLAMLGLSFLIGLIVLAIFGPIISPHDVTKQILADQNLPPSAGHWFGTDDMGRDVFTRTWYGARISLFVGFMAALIDFVIGILYGGISGYKGGKTDNVMMRIIEILYGLPYLLVVILLMVVMGPGLLTIIVALTVTGWIGMARIVRGQVLQIKNYEFVLASKTFGTKTGKIIRKNLLPNTMGPIIVQMTLTVPSAIFAEAFLSFLGLGIQAPYASWGVMANDGLSTILSGHWWRLFFPALFISLTMFSFNVLGDGLQDALDPKLRR from the coding sequence ATGGCGATCCCCAAACGAGAAGAAGAAGTAACCGCTGTTCCTGACGAATGGTTTGCCCCCTTGGATAAGAATAAAAATGAACGGGAGGCTGTCGTCAGGCCGAGCCTTTCCTACTGGAAGGATGCGTGGAAGCGTCTGGTAAAGAATAAGCTTGCCATGCTCGGATTATCCTTCCTGATCGGACTGATTGTCTTGGCCATCTTCGGACCGATCATTTCTCCACACGATGTCACGAAACAGATTCTGGCCGATCAGAATCTCCCCCCTTCAGCAGGTCACTGGTTCGGAACGGATGATATGGGGAGGGATGTTTTCACCAGAACTTGGTACGGAGCTCGTATCTCCCTGTTCGTCGGCTTCATGGCAGCCCTCATAGATTTTGTCATCGGGATCCTTTATGGCGGGATATCGGGCTATAAGGGGGGCAAGACGGATAATGTGATGATGAGGATCATCGAGATTCTTTACGGTCTTCCTTACCTTCTCGTCGTGATTCTTCTCATGGTTGTCATGGGACCGGGATTGTTGACCATCATCGTCGCTCTGACCGTGACGGGATGGATCGGGATGGCGAGGATCGTACGGGGACAAGTGCTCCAAATCAAAAATTATGAATTCGTCCTTGCTTCGAAAACCTTTGGAACGAAAACCGGGAAAATCATCCGGAAGAATCTTCTCCCGAATACGATGGGACCGATCATTGTCCAAATGACCCTCACCGTCCCGAGTGCCATTTTTGCAGAAGCATTCCTGAGCTTTCTCGGATTGGGTATTCAGGCTCCCTACGCGAGCTGGGGCGTCATGGCCAATGACGGGCTGTCTACGATCCTTTCCGGTCATTGGTGGAGGTTATTCTTCCCGGCGCTCTTCATCTCCCTCACCATGTTTTCTTTCAATGTCCTGGGTGACGGGCTGCAAGATGCGCTGGATCCGAAATTAAGGAGGTAA
- a CDS encoding ABC transporter ATP-binding protein — MEEVLTVKDLHVSFSTYGGEVQAVRGVSFQVKQGETLAIVGESGCGKSVTSQTIMRLIPNPPGRIRSGSILYKGKDLLRCSEAQMRRIRGKDISMIFQDPMTALNPTLTIGEQIKEGILQHEDVTRKEAGVRARKMLELVGIPNPEERLKQYPHQFSGGMRQRIVIAMALVCQPDVLIADEPTTALDVTIQAQILELFKEIQDKTGVSIILITHDLGVVAQVADRIAVMYAGKIVEEGTRREIFYTPQHPYTKGLLHSVPRLDLVGEDLIPIPGSPPDLFAPPAGCPFAARCDMAMEVCDRIHPQKTSLSEDHHVDCWLQDDRAKQAMLSAVNVTIR; from the coding sequence ATGGAAGAAGTTCTAACAGTGAAGGACCTTCATGTATCGTTTTCAACCTATGGAGGCGAAGTTCAAGCTGTACGCGGCGTGAGTTTCCAGGTAAAGCAGGGGGAGACCTTGGCAATCGTGGGGGAATCAGGCTGCGGGAAAAGCGTGACATCTCAAACCATCATGAGGCTCATTCCCAATCCACCGGGGAGGATACGGAGTGGATCCATTTTGTATAAAGGAAAAGATCTTTTGAGATGCTCGGAGGCCCAGATGCGTCGAATACGCGGTAAGGATATTTCCATGATCTTTCAGGATCCGATGACCGCATTGAATCCGACGCTGACCATCGGAGAGCAGATCAAAGAGGGGATCCTGCAGCATGAGGACGTTACACGGAAGGAAGCGGGAGTGCGGGCGCGGAAAATGCTGGAGCTGGTGGGCATCCCGAACCCCGAAGAGCGCCTTAAGCAATATCCCCATCAGTTCTCGGGTGGAATGAGGCAGAGGATCGTCATCGCCATGGCCCTTGTCTGTCAGCCTGATGTGCTGATTGCGGATGAACCGACCACCGCCCTTGATGTAACAATACAGGCTCAGATTCTGGAGCTTTTCAAGGAGATCCAGGACAAGACGGGTGTGTCCATCATCTTGATCACGCATGACCTCGGGGTTGTTGCCCAAGTGGCAGATCGGATTGCTGTCATGTATGCAGGTAAGATCGTGGAGGAGGGGACCCGCAGGGAAATATTCTATACCCCTCAGCATCCCTATACAAAGGGACTCCTCCATTCAGTACCCAGGCTCGATCTCGTAGGGGAGGATTTGATTCCGATACCCGGCTCACCCCCGGATTTATTTGCCCCGCCTGCGGGCTGTCCATTCGCTGCACGATGCGATATGGCCATGGAGGTGTGCGACAGGATCCATCCTCAAAAGACCAGCCTTTCGGAGGATCATCACGTGGATTGCTGGCTGCAGGATGATCGGGCCAAACAAGCAATGCTTTCAGCTGTGAATGTAACAATCCGTTAG
- a CDS encoding peptide ABC transporter substrate-binding protein translates to MKKWSKLLIFGIILVMLAACTANEDAGSSSEGKDPKDGKGEKVLYLNNGAEPTSFDPPIGFDSYSWTALNNLMEGLTRLSDKHEPEGAMAEKWDVSEDGKVYTFHLRENAKWSNGDVVTANDFVFAWKRLLDPETGSPASFLGYFIEGGEAYNTGKGSADDVKVKAVDEKTFEVTLKSPQAYFLSVIANPAFFPINEKVATDNPQWFAEADSFVANGPFKLKEWEHDSHFVMEKNDQYWDKENVKLDEVHWAMVNDSNTDYQLFKTGELDTADVPADLSEELFKDGKVNVEDQAGTYFYRFNLDQEPFQNKNIRKAFSMAVDQKQMVDYVTKNKEEAAYGFVASGFNDADGNDFRKTSGDLTRTDVEEAKTLLEKGMKEEGYEKLPAVTLTYSTSDTHQKIAEAMQQMFKDNLGVDVKLANMEWNVFQDEQKAGKFQLSRSSFLADYADPINFLENFQTGHSMNRTAWSNKKYDELIQSALNEADEQKRFDMMYEAEKILMDDMPIIPVHFYNYVYMQNEDVSGIVRHPVGYMELKWADKK, encoded by the coding sequence ATGAAGAAATGGAGCAAGCTGCTTATTTTCGGGATCATCCTTGTCATGCTGGCTGCTTGTACGGCGAATGAAGACGCAGGAAGCAGTTCGGAAGGAAAAGATCCGAAGGACGGAAAAGGGGAAAAGGTTCTTTACTTGAACAACGGAGCGGAGCCGACGTCCTTTGATCCGCCGATCGGATTCGATTCCTATTCATGGACGGCACTGAACAACCTTATGGAAGGTTTGACGAGACTCAGCGACAAGCATGAGCCGGAAGGGGCCATGGCAGAAAAGTGGGATGTATCGGAAGATGGGAAAGTTTATACCTTCCACCTGAGGGAAAATGCCAAGTGGTCCAATGGGGACGTTGTAACGGCAAATGATTTTGTATTTGCCTGGAAGCGTCTGCTTGATCCTGAAACCGGATCACCGGCATCCTTCCTCGGGTACTTTATCGAGGGCGGTGAAGCATATAATACCGGGAAGGGCAGTGCAGATGACGTAAAAGTGAAAGCGGTGGATGAAAAAACGTTTGAAGTGACATTGAAGAGCCCTCAGGCCTACTTCTTGAGCGTCATTGCAAACCCGGCATTCTTCCCGATCAATGAAAAAGTCGCCACCGACAATCCCCAGTGGTTTGCCGAAGCAGACAGTTTCGTGGCCAATGGACCGTTTAAATTGAAGGAATGGGAGCACGACAGCCATTTCGTGATGGAGAAGAATGATCAATATTGGGATAAAGAAAATGTAAAGCTTGATGAGGTCCACTGGGCCATGGTCAATGACTCCAACACCGATTATCAACTTTTCAAAACAGGCGAGCTTGATACAGCAGACGTGCCGGCAGACCTGAGCGAGGAACTGTTCAAAGATGGAAAAGTTAACGTGGAAGATCAGGCAGGCACATATTTCTACCGTTTCAATCTAGATCAGGAGCCGTTCCAGAATAAAAATATCCGGAAAGCATTCTCCATGGCAGTGGATCAAAAGCAGATGGTCGACTATGTAACCAAGAACAAAGAAGAAGCCGCCTATGGTTTTGTCGCCAGCGGCTTCAATGATGCCGACGGAAACGATTTCCGAAAAACAAGCGGGGACCTTACCCGGACCGATGTAGAGGAAGCCAAGACCCTTCTGGAAAAAGGGATGAAGGAAGAAGGCTATGAAAAGCTTCCTGCCGTCACCTTGACGTACAGTACGAGTGACACCCACCAGAAGATTGCCGAAGCCATGCAGCAAATGTTCAAGGACAATCTCGGAGTGGATGTGAAGCTTGCCAATATGGAATGGAACGTGTTCCAAGATGAACAAAAAGCCGGTAAATTCCAGCTTTCCAGAAGCTCCTTCCTGGCTGATTATGCAGATCCGATCAACTTCCTTGAAAACTTCCAGACCGGTCATTCCATGAACAGGACCGCCTGGAGCAATAAGAAGTATGACGAATTGATTCAATCAGCTTTGAACGAAGCCGATGAACAGAAGCGTTTCGACATGATGTATGAAGCCGAGAAAATCCTCATGGACGACATGCCAATCATCCCGGTCCATTTCTACAACTACGTATATATGCAGAATGAAGATGTGTCAGGTATCGTCCGTCATCCAGTGGGCTATATGGAGCTCAAGTGGGCGGATAAAAAATAA
- a CDS encoding dipeptide epimerase: protein MIIQNIETFQTFVPLIKPFKTALRTVTAAEAILVKITCEDGRIGWGEAPPTAVITGETLQSIEGAIHHHLKPALLKTELLNHEELFYRIRTCMIGNGSAKAAVDMAIYDLLSQRSGLPLYQFLGGYKDRLETDFTVSVNEPSEMADDARQYIREGFDVLKVKVGKDDIEKDIRRIRAIREAAGTDIQIRLDANQGWGAKEAVRAIKKMEDSGLGIELIEQPVPAHDLNGLKWVTDHVDTPIMADESVFSPFQALEVVKHRCADLINIKLMKAGGIHQAIKINVLAEAAGMECMVGSMIESRLGITAAAHFAASSRNITRYDFDAPLMLAHDFLEGGAIYEGKQIKLPEVPGLGIKHIHLEKGRVTNEGKVSS from the coding sequence ATGATCATACAGAACATCGAAACATTTCAGACATTTGTCCCTCTGATCAAGCCTTTCAAAACCGCTCTGAGGACCGTGACCGCCGCTGAAGCGATACTTGTGAAAATCACCTGTGAAGACGGACGGATCGGGTGGGGAGAGGCACCGCCCACTGCTGTCATAACAGGGGAGACCCTTCAAAGTATAGAGGGGGCGATCCACCATCACCTCAAACCAGCCTTGTTAAAAACCGAACTATTGAATCATGAGGAGCTATTCTATCGCATCCGAACATGCATGATCGGCAATGGGAGTGCAAAGGCTGCCGTTGATATGGCCATCTATGATTTGTTATCCCAACGGAGTGGACTCCCGCTCTATCAATTTCTGGGAGGATACAAGGATCGATTGGAAACGGATTTTACCGTTAGTGTCAATGAGCCTTCGGAAATGGCCGATGATGCACGGCAATACATAAGAGAAGGTTTTGACGTTTTAAAAGTTAAGGTCGGAAAGGACGACATAGAAAAGGACATCCGCCGCATCCGAGCGATTCGGGAAGCTGCAGGGACGGATATACAGATCCGCTTGGATGCCAATCAAGGATGGGGGGCAAAAGAGGCGGTGCGTGCCATCAAAAAAATGGAAGACTCTGGTCTTGGAATCGAACTGATCGAGCAGCCTGTCCCCGCTCATGACCTGAACGGACTCAAATGGGTAACGGACCATGTCGATACACCGATCATGGCCGATGAAAGTGTGTTCAGTCCGTTTCAAGCACTGGAGGTGGTAAAGCACCGTTGTGCAGATCTCATCAACATCAAACTGATGAAAGCCGGCGGCATCCATCAGGCGATCAAGATCAACGTCCTTGCAGAAGCAGCGGGGATGGAATGCATGGTGGGGAGCATGATCGAGTCCCGATTGGGGATCACCGCGGCAGCTCACTTTGCAGCCAGCAGCCGAAATATAACCCGATACGACTTTGACGCCCCCCTTATGCTTGCGCACGACTTCCTTGAAGGCGGGGCGATCTATGAAGGCAAACAGATCAAACTTCCTGAAGTTCCCGGATTGGGGATCAAACACATACACTTGGAGAAAGGGAGGGTAACCAATGAAGGAAAGGTCAGTAGTTAA
- a CDS encoding C40 family peptidase — protein MKERSVVNVAVATLWTTPQSPRKRDEEILSDPVDMEKWIAPQDYESLLELCDHNLIQSQLLFGTEVIVVRRDGSWSEVVVAEQPSSKCADGYPGWIPSCQLSRDERKEPKDGYAIVNVPFTELEYENGRMKLSYLTALPVIDQTEEVVRVQTPKGLGTLQVDDIVFSSRTVPDVQGDGVAIVKEGEQFLDLPYLWGGMSAFGYDCSGFSYNMCRANGVIIPRDANDQAIHGEKVSLDALKPGDLLFFAYEQGKGAVHHVGIYHGNGAMIHSPKTGRTIEILSLKGTYYEEELCEARRYWKD, from the coding sequence ATGAAGGAAAGGTCAGTAGTTAATGTGGCCGTAGCCACCTTATGGACGACACCTCAGTCCCCTAGAAAACGTGACGAAGAAATCTTGTCTGACCCTGTGGACATGGAGAAGTGGATTGCCCCGCAGGACTATGAATCGCTACTTGAGTTGTGCGACCATAATCTTATCCAATCACAGCTCTTATTCGGAACCGAAGTAATCGTGGTGAGAAGGGATGGGAGCTGGTCAGAAGTGGTCGTGGCGGAGCAGCCTTCATCTAAATGTGCAGACGGATATCCAGGATGGATTCCGAGCTGTCAGCTGAGCAGGGATGAACGAAAGGAACCGAAGGACGGGTATGCCATCGTCAATGTCCCTTTCACTGAGCTGGAGTATGAAAATGGCAGGATGAAACTAAGTTATCTGACTGCCCTTCCGGTAATCGATCAAACGGAAGAAGTCGTTCGGGTGCAGACACCGAAAGGCCTTGGTACCCTCCAAGTGGACGATATCGTTTTCTCTTCACGAACTGTACCTGATGTTCAGGGAGATGGCGTGGCAATTGTGAAGGAAGGGGAACAATTCCTGGATCTTCCCTATCTTTGGGGAGGTATGAGCGCATTTGGATATGATTGCTCAGGCTTTTCTTACAATATGTGCCGTGCTAACGGTGTGATCATCCCGAGGGATGCAAACGACCAGGCAATCCACGGTGAGAAGGTATCATTGGATGCATTGAAACCTGGGGACCTATTGTTCTTTGCATATGAGCAGGGAAAGGGTGCGGTTCATCACGTGGGAATCTATCACGGCAATGGCGCCATGATCCATTCTCCGAAAACCGGAAGGACAATCGAGATTCTTTCACTGAAGGGAACCTACTATGAGGAAGAACTATGTGAAGCAAGGCGCTATTGGAAAGACTAG